From one Coffea eugenioides isolate CCC68of chromosome 11, Ceug_1.0, whole genome shotgun sequence genomic stretch:
- the LOC113751661 gene encoding protein COBRA-like, with translation MDSSCFRSLSKFTACAIVVLLSLSCFSFTTTEAYDALDPNGNITIKWDVMAWTPDGYVAVVTMFNFQQYRRIQAPGWTLGWTWAKREVIWNMVGAQTTEQGDCSRFKGNIPHCCKKDPTVVDLLPGTPYNQQIANCCKGGVLNPWVQDPATAVSAFQISVGSSGTTNKTVRMPKNFTLKAPGPGYTCGPAKVGKPTKFSTADGRRTTQAMMTWNVTCRNWESRSLNHQVKG, from the exons ATGGATTCTTCCTGCTTTAGATCTCTATCCAAATTTACAGCATGTGCCATTGTGGTGCTACTTTCCCTTTCTTGCTTCAGCTTTACCACGACAG AAGCTTATGATGCACTTGATCCAAACGGGAACATCACGATCAAATGGGACGTTATGGCTTGGACGCCAGATGGCTATGTG GCTGTTGTCACAATGTTCAACTTCCAGCAATATCGGCGCATTCAGGCACCAGGTTGGACTTTGGGATGGACATGGGCAAAGAGAGAAGTCATATGGAATATGGTGGGAGCCCAAACTACAGAGCAAGGTGATTGTTCAAGATTCAAAGGGAACATACCACATTGCTGTAAGAAAGACCCAACGGTAGTTGACTTGCTTCCTGGAACGCCTTACAACCAACAAATAGCAAATTGCTGCAAGGGAGGTGTGCTGAACCCATGGGTTCAAGATCCAGCAACTGCTGTCAGTGCTTTCCAAATTAGTGTTGGTTCTTCAGGAACAACCAACAAGACAGTTAGGATGCCTAAAAACTTCACTTTAAAAGCACCTGGACCTGGATATACTTGTGGACCAGCTAAAGTTGGTAAACCTACGAAATTTTCCACCGCAGATGGAAGGAGGACAACACAGGCAATGA TGACATGGAACGTTACGTGTCGGAACTGGGAAAGCAGGAGTTTGAATCATCAAGTAAAAGGCTAA
- the LOC113754532 gene encoding uncharacterized protein LOC113754532 — translation MGRWIKPEVYPLMAAMSFVTGMCIFQLTRNVLLNPDVRVDKAHRKTAVLENQEEGERYAQHSLRRFLRTRPPEIMPSINRFFAGNENMKGDQ, via the exons ATGGGGCGCTGGATCAAGCCAGAGGTTTACCCTCTCATGGCCGCAATGAGCTTCGTTACGGGGATGTGCATCTTCCAGCTCACAAGGAACGTCCTCCTCAACCCTGATGTTAG AGTGGACAAAGCTCACCGGAAAACAGCGGTTCTGGAAAACCAAGAGGAAGGAGAGAGATACGCCCAACACAGCCTCCGCAGGTTTCTTCGGACTCGCCCACCTGAGATCATGCCTTCCATCAATCGCTTCTTCGCCGGAAATGAAAATATGAAGGGGGATCAGTAA
- the LOC113754076 gene encoding PI-PLC X domain-containing protein At5g67130, with product MAVFRRVFGLMVFSVLMIEVANAACSNGTCKFLDECSSDADCGAGLYCFSCLAKSRCVRSTATDQFNLVNNSLPFNKYTFLTTHNSFAIEGEPSHTGVPRITFNNQEDNVTQQLNNGVRALMLDTYDFEGDVWLCHSFKGQCHDYTAFEPAIGTLREIEAFLSANPSEIVTVILEDYVQAPSGLTKVFTDAGLMKYWFPVSKMPQNGADWPLVSDMVANNQRLLVFTSVRSKEQSEGIAYQWNYMVENQYGDDGMKAGDCFNRAESSPLNDTTKSLVLANYFRSVPVKPLACVQNSGNLIDMLQTCHAASANRWANFVAVDYYKRSMGGGTFQAVDTCNGELLCGCNNVHSCVPGSTSCASLSR from the exons ATGGCGGTCTTTCGGAGAGTATTTGGTTTGATGGTATTTTCGGTGTTGATGATCGAGGTTGCCAACGCAGCTTGCTCCAATGGAACGTGCAAG TTCCTCGATGAATGCTCGTCGGATGCAGATTGTGGAGCAGGACTTTATTGCTTTTCTTGTCTTGCAAAGTCTAGATGCGTTAGATCAACTGCTACCGACCAATTCAACCTTGTG AACAACTCATTACCATTCAACAAGTATACTTTCTTGACAACCCATAACTCATTTGCCATTGAGGGAGAGCCATCTCACACTGGAGTTCCTCGAATCACCTTCAACAATCAGGAAGACAACGTTACTCAGCAGTTAAAC AATGGAGTTAGAGCGCTGATGCTGGATACGTATGATTTTGAAGGAGATGTTTGGTTGTGCCATTCTTTCAAAGGCCAATGCCATGACTATACCGCCTTT GAACCAGCCATAGGTACCCTGAGGGAGATCGAAGCATTTTTATCTGCAAATCCATCCGAAATTGTGACCGTGATATTAGAGGACTACGTTCAGGCTCCTAGTGGATTGACCAAGGTGTTTACAGATGCAGGGCTAATGAAGTACTGGTTTCCGGTGTCCAAGATGCCCCAAAATGGTGCAGACTGGCCGCTTGTCAGCGATATGGTAGCTAACAACCAGAGATTACTGGTTTTCACTTCCGTTCGTTCCAAAGAGCAGAGCGAAGGCATTGCTTACCAGTGGAATTACATGGTTGAAAATCAGT ATGGGGATGACGGAATGAAGGCAGGAGACTGTTTTAATCGGGCGGAATCATCTCCTCTAAATGACACCACTAAATCCTTGGTGCTGGCGAATTACTTCAGATCAGTGCCTGTAAAGCCATTAGCATGCGTACAGAACTCTGGGAACCTAATCGACATGCTTCAAACGTGCCATGCTGCTTCTGCTAATAGATGGGCTAACTTCGTTGCTGTTGATTATTACAAG AGGAGCATGGGAGGAGGGACATTTCAAGCTGTGGACACTTGCAACGGGGAGCTACTTTGCGGATGCAATAACGTACATTCGTGTGTG CCGGGATCTACATCATGTGCTTCTTTATCAAGATGA
- the LOC113754367 gene encoding cytochrome P450 85A1-like, with translation MAVLMVVLGVVFGLCILSTALLKWNEVKYRKKGLPPGTMGWPVFGETTEFLKQGPGFMKNQRSRYGSFFKSHILGCPTIVSMDPELNRYILMNEAKGLVPGYPQSMLDILGKSNIAAVHGSAHKHMRGALLSLISPTVIREHLLPTIDEFMRSHLSNWGDSVIDIQQKTKEMAFVSSLKQIAGIESGTIAQEFMPEFFMLVLGTLSLPINLPRTNYHRGLQARKNIVSLLRKLIEGRRASGKTSCDMLGFLMNDEVNKYKLTDEQMIDLIITILYSGYETVSTTSMMAVKYLHDHPKVLEEVRKEHMAIRERKRPEDPIDFDDYKSMRFTRAVIYETSRLATIVNGVLRKTTQDMQLNGFIIPKGWRIYVYTREINYDPCLYPDPLKFNPWRWLDKNLENKNYFLIFGGGTRQCPGKELGIAEISAFLHYFVTTYRWEEVGGDELMKFPRVEAPNGLHLKISSH, from the exons ATGGCTGTCCTAATGGTAGTTCTTGGCGTGGTTTTTGGGCTCTGCATCTTGAGCACTGCTTTATTGAAGTGGAATGAAGTCAAGTACAGGAAGAAAGGTTTGCCTCCCGGAACTATGGGTTGGCCAGTATTTGGGGAGACCACTGAGTTTCTCAAACAAGGTCCAGGCTTCATGAAGAACCAGAGATCAAG GTATGGAAGTTTTTTCAAATCCCACATACTGGGCTGTCCAACCATTGTTTCAATGGATCCAGAGCTAAATAGATATATCCTGATGAATGAAGCGAAAGGGCTGGTCCCTGGCTATCCCCAGTCCATGCTAGACATCTTGGGGAAAAGCAACATTGCAGCTGTTCATGGTTCAGCTCACAAGCACATGAGAGGAGCATTGCTTTCTCTTATCAGTCCCACGGTGATCAGAGAACACCTTTTGCCGACAATTGATGAATTCATGAGATCCCACCTAAGCAATTGGGGTGACTCGGTGATTGACATTCAGCAAAAAACTAAAGAG ATGGCATTTGTATCATCCTTAAAGCAGATTGCAGGCATTGAATCTGGAACCATAGCTCAAGAATTTATGCCCGAATTTTTCATGTTAGTATTAGGAACTCTTTCTCTGCCTATCAACCTTCCGCGCACTAATTACCATCGTGGACTTCAG GCAAGGAAAAACATTGTCAGTCTGCTGAGAAAACTTATAGAGGGGAGAAGAGCTTCTGGAAAGACGAGCTGTGATATGCTTGGCTTTCTTATGAATGATGAAGTAAACAAGTACAAACTAACGGATGAGCAGATGATTGATCTGATCATAACCATTTTGTACTCTGGCTACGAAACTGTTTCAACTACTTCAATGATGGCTGTCAAATATCTTCATGATCACCCAAAAGTTCTTGAAGAAGTCAGA AAAGAACATATGGCAATTAGAGAGAGGAAAAGGCCGGAGGACCCTATTGATTTTGATGACTACAAGTCAATGCGCTTCACACGTGCA GTGATCTATGAGACCTCCAGATTAGCTACTATTGTGAATGGAGTCTTGAGGAAAACTACTCAAGACATGCAACTGAATG GGTTCATTATTCCTAAAGGCTGGAGAATATATGTCTACACTAGGGAGATTAATTATGACCCGTGCCTCTATCCTGATCCGTTAAAATTTAATCCCTGGAGATGGCTG GATAAAAACCTGGAGAACAAAAATTACTTCTTAATATTCGGAGGAGGAACAAGGCAGTGCCCCGGAAAGGAGCTTggaattgctgaaatttctgcttTTCTTCATTATTTCGTAACAACATACAG ATGGGAAGAAGTTGGGGGAGATGAGCTGATGAAGTTCCCAAGAGTTGAAGCACCAAATGGACTACACCTTAAGATATCAAGTCATTGA